A genomic region of Magnolia sinica isolate HGM2019 chromosome 6, MsV1, whole genome shotgun sequence contains the following coding sequences:
- the LOC131249202 gene encoding uncharacterized protein LOC131249202 codes for MLDWALSQLSDAEKLYKQLAHLKSRPRQKFQRNGFLGLFGRKVDVVDHTEKRLQDLEENVRMQQSDVSLIGEVLIRPMGADEHIYSNYMDSKQWLQDTDVLEMILNKFSSSVLGMDEWEL; via the exons ATGCTAGATTGGGCTCTTAGTCAATTA AGTGATGCAGAGAAGCTGTATAAACAACTTGCGCATTTAAAATCAAGACCTAGGCAAAAATTTCAACGTAATGGTTTCCTGGGACTTTTTGGACGAAAGGTTGATGTTGTAGATCACACTGAGAAGAGGTTACAAGATTTGGAAGAGAATGTTAGAATGCAACAATCAGATGTTTCATTGATAGGAGAG GTCTTAATACGCCCGATGGGTGCTGATGAACATATTTATTCCAATTATATGGACTCAAAGCAGTGGTTACAAGATACGGATGTGCTCGAGATGATTCTGAATAAGTTCAGCTCCTCA gttttaggCATGGATGAATGGGAGCTATAG